TACTCATTTTCTATTATTTCTCTTATCTCATGGCAATTAGTAAATTTTATAGTATTAATCCCCATTTTTTGTGCAGCTATGATGTTTTCTGTAGAATCATCTACAAACAATATTTGCTGTGGATTCATATTCAGGTCTTCCAGGCAAATCTCATATATTCTCGGATGGGGTTTAGCTACTTTTTTCTCACAGGAAAATATCTTTAAATTAAAGTAATCTAACCAATACATATTACCTATTTCCTGAAGTGTATCAAAAGTCATATTTGATAACAAAGCTAATATCGATTTATCCTTAATGGACTGAATATAGGAAATAGTTTCGTCATTAATATCCAGCCAGCTTTTCACATCATATTCAATTATTTTTTTGAAATCGGTTTGGCTGACCTGTTTCCCGATTAAATTTACTGTTTTCGTCCAGTATGTTTTTGCATCGATTAGCCCGGTGTCATAATCTTCCCTTTTTTGTGTATATAATGATTGGAATTCATCTAATTTAATATTTAAAATCCGGCAGATTTTTTTAATATATTTTATATTTTGTCTTTTGCTTATTACCCCGCCAAAGTCAAAAACTATGCACTTTATTTTTTTCACTTGAACCCCCTATTGTCAAAGTTTACCGAAAAAATTAAAGTCTGTTTGTTTTTATAACAATTCT
The DNA window shown above is from Atribacterota bacterium and carries:
- a CDS encoding HAD family phosphatase, encoding MKKIKCIVFDFGGVISKRQNIKYIKKICRILNIKLDEFQSLYTQKREDYDTGLIDAKTYWTKTVNLIGKQVSQTDFKKIIEYDVKSWLDINDETISYIQSIKDKSILALLSNMTFDTLQEIGNMYWLDYFNLKIFSCEKKVAKPHPRIYEICLEDLNMNPQQILFVDDSTENIIAAQKMGINTIKFTNCHEIREIIENEYIFIR